A stretch of Microbacterium sp. 4R-513 DNA encodes these proteins:
- a CDS encoding ATP-dependent DNA ligase gives MGKFVYEGIVKVDFEDRTLAHLQLVIGTKLRRGEAFHFSWRDDPSTGDGRTTVWIHPRCSLVYKFYGSRRPSLNRAWVDALAYTANSPAGLYVVPEPAEYPDSQGAADETD, from the coding sequence ATGGGAAAGTTCGTTTACGAGGGCATCGTCAAAGTCGATTTCGAGGACCGGACGCTCGCCCACCTGCAGCTCGTGATCGGCACGAAGCTCCGACGCGGCGAGGCCTTCCACTTCAGCTGGCGCGACGACCCCAGCACGGGCGACGGCCGGACGACGGTCTGGATCCACCCGCGCTGCTCGCTCGTCTACAAGTTCTACGGCAGTCGCCGGCCCTCGCTCAATCGGGCGTGGGTCGACGCGCTCGCCTACACCGCGAACTCGCCCGCCGGGCTCTACGTCGTGCCCGAGCCGGCCGAATACCCCGACAGCCAGGGAGCCGCGGATGAAACGGATTGA